A stretch of the Aegilops tauschii subsp. strangulata cultivar AL8/78 chromosome 4, Aet v6.0, whole genome shotgun sequence genome encodes the following:
- the LOC109760187 gene encoding putative B3 domain-containing protein Os08g0325100 yields MGCERCERRDELDYCNLDDREKHFLMFIVDDCGQEMIVPDEFLRRFRGEIPTEIKLETRNGHSYTIGVAKYPDKLVLQAGWGTFVKTYDLHMDDCVVFRYKGNSQFDVIVFDRFGREKPFSVIRDNAPPVQESHNSGTENLDRSHGHSQPMEVQSPIATANHSDRRPQPMRMQPPTENANPSHAHPQPMRMQPPTENLDDPVGFSPPTENVNNLFGHSQPTQMQPSTEAVDHFVQMQPSTEAVDHSNGHAQTMQMQPSSEVVDHSNGHAQTMQMQLFCRPTKLRQTKLQWDYSSMGNKTATSPSGDSLSSEHDIEGCASPRYTLIHNASLNTVQKEEVDEKVKSIHEDNPIFVAVMRRFNVTGTCTLTFSKKYVQTHVGDKERRVCLQRFGKRWDVQFSSSREVKRIVSGWRKFVKDNDVETGDICIFELLKIDEMCTMEVHIIHAKDFGRPSQIGGRSVEGRCKEATTKTVEPSHSRPQLVQMQLRNASVEDSYSRPQPMEMQSPSKERKIRVETVNSSPGNEGDSSMSEDSVTLTGCIGVHLRRIPLIQKKVVKQKVDLIGSEIPICVLVMQKTNVTGRFSLSISKRYVRRYLGDEVRSIWLERDGERCQVTLGRGPQNNRVVGGWVKFAKENGLRPGDVCLLERLRHCKECTMKVHIVRRVKRAC; encoded by the exons ATGGGGTGCGAAAGGTGCGAGCGGAGGGATGAACTCGACTACTGCAATTTGGATGACCGGGAGAAACACTTCCTGATGTTCATTGTCGATGACTGTGGTCAGGAGATG ATCGTCCCAGATGAATTTCTGAGACGTTTCAGGGGTGAGATCCCAACGGAGATCAAGCTAGAAACACGAAATGGTCACAGTTACACCATTGGAGTTGCCAAGTATCCAGATAAACTAGTTCTTCAAGCGGGATGGGGAACATTCGTCAAAACCTATGATCTACATATGGACGACTGTGTGGTATTCAGATACAAAGGAAACTCTCAGTTTGATGTCATAGTTTTTGATCGATTTGGTCGCGAGAAACCATTCTCTGTTATTAGAGACAATGCTCCTCCTGTACAGGAAAGTCACAACAGCGGTACTGAAAATTTGGACCGTTCTCATGGTCATTCTCAGCCCATGGAAGTGCAATCGCCTATTGCAACTGCCAACCATTCTGACAGGCGTCCTCAGCCCATGCGAATGCAACCACCTACTGAAAATGCAAACCCTTCTCATGCGCATCCTCAGCCCATGCGAATGCAACCACCTACTGAAAACTTGGATGATCCTGTTGGTTTTAGTCCGCCTACTGAAAATGTGAACAATTTGTTTGGCCATAGTCAGCCTACGCAAATGCAACCATCTACTGAGGCTGTGGATCATTTTGTGCAAATGCAACCATCTACCGAGGCTGTGGATCATTCTAATGGTCATGCTCAGACCATGCAAATGCAACCATCTAGCGAGGTCGTGGATCATTCTAATGGTCATGCTCAGACCATGCAAATGCAACTGTTTTGTAGACCTACCAAGCTGAGACAAACAAAGCTTCAATGGGATTACTCGAGTATGGGCAACAAGACAGCGACGAGTCCTTCAG GAGATTCTTTGTCCTCTGAACATGACATTGAAGGTTGTGCTTCACCTAGATACACGCTCATACATAATGCCAGTCTAAATACAGTGCAGAAGGAGGAAGTTGATGAGAAGGTCAAATCTATTCATGAGGACAATCCAATCTTTGTGGCTGTGATGAGGAGGTTCAATGTTACAGGAACGTGCACTTTA ACTTTCTCCAAGAAATATGTTCAGACGCATGTGGGTGATAAGGAGCGAAGGGTATGTCTTCAGCGATTTGGCAAGAGGTGGGATGTGCAATTCAGCAGTAGCCGTGAAGTCAAAAGGATTGTTAGTGGCTGGCGGAAGTTTGTGAAAGACAATGATGTAGAGACCGGTGATATCTGCATCTTTGAATTGTTGAAGATTGATGAGATGTGCACAATGGAGGTCCATATCATCCATGCAAAGGATTTTGGTAGACCCTCCCAAATTGGTGGGCGGAGTGTCGAAGGACGGTGTAAAGAAGCTACTACTAAAACTGTGGAACCTTCTCATTCTCGTCCTCAGCTCGTGCAAATGCAATTACGTAATGCAAGTGTAGAGGATTCTTATTCTCGTCCTCAGCCCATGGAAATGCAATCACCCTCAAAGGAAAGAAAGATACGAGTTGAAACGGTTAACTCGAGTCCGGGCAACGAGG GAGATTCTTCGATGTCAGAGGATAGTGTCACTTTGACTGGTTGCATCGGTGTGCATTTGAGGCGCATACCTTTAATTCAGAAGAAGGTAGTGAAGCAGAAGGTCGACCTTATTGGTTCTGAAATTCCCATCTGTGTGCTCGTGATGCAGAAGACCAATGTTACAGGAAGATTCTCTCTA AGCATCTCCAAGAGATATGTCCGCAGATATCTGGGGGACGAGGTGCGAAGCATCTGGCTGGAGCGAGACGGGGAGAGGTGCCAAGTGACGCTGGGACGCGGGCCTCAGAACAACAGGGTTGTGGGTGGATGGGTAAAGTTCGCCAAGGAGAACGGGCTGCGGCCGGGCGATGTCTGCCTCCTCGAGCGGCTGAGGCACTGCAAGGAGTGCACGATGAAGGTCCACATCGTCCGCCGCGTAAAGCGTGCCTGTTGA